The following coding sequences lie in one Niabella agricola genomic window:
- a CDS encoding RagB/SusD family nutrient uptake outer membrane protein, with protein sequence MTINIYRGSAFYVLLLAVLSLAGCKKFLDREPLTATLPDLKQGALESQSYNMYRIMRTYSGMTELVWLDFHSIRGDDAQKGSDAGDGAEVVGMYDQYNYAKSGWAPDTYWNDHYTMINAANTSLYLAKQGNLTDAASLRNIGEACFFMAYSYFELVKAYGEVPIINFRVEKPADAIRPKSTVEDVYKFIDSNLAVAERLLPRSSDEYGVGFNGRLTVGAAYTLAAQTFLFRQKWDSVLDRCNKVIALGQYTLPKFTDVWKDGKDGAGKNGPESIFEMQATVGANAASVSANDQGSNWGVCQNIRQNGASDYWDFGWGWNTPTDKLVSDWPADDPRKKATILYSGQYDGGPAEGGYGLTLPAYTNPNGTGGLAQKYWNKKVYGDPEMRTFSGWVKGNVGRWINRRILRFADVILMKAEAANEKGDGATAAAMLEMIRKRASGGLDQSRAIVPYIPFTGQAQMRTAIKNERRWEFAMEGYRFYDLVRWGDAVAVLGPLGYSNRCRYHPIPQAAIDLSGGVLKQNPEW encoded by the coding sequence ATGACTATAAATATTTACAGAGGCAGTGCTTTTTACGTGTTGTTGCTGGCAGTACTAAGCCTGGCGGGATGTAAAAAGTTTCTCGATCGTGAGCCACTTACGGCAACACTCCCGGATTTAAAACAGGGTGCACTGGAATCCCAGTCCTATAATATGTATCGCATCATGAGAACCTATTCCGGAATGACCGAACTGGTTTGGCTTGATTTTCACAGTATACGGGGCGATGACGCTCAAAAGGGAAGTGACGCCGGAGATGGAGCAGAAGTGGTGGGTATGTATGATCAATATAATTATGCAAAGAGTGGTTGGGCTCCGGACACTTACTGGAACGACCATTATACCATGATTAACGCAGCGAATACCTCGTTGTATCTGGCCAAACAGGGAAATCTTACGGATGCCGCATCGCTGCGCAACATTGGAGAAGCCTGCTTTTTTATGGCCTACAGCTACTTTGAACTGGTAAAGGCATATGGTGAGGTGCCGATTATCAACTTCCGTGTGGAAAAGCCTGCGGACGCGATCCGTCCAAAATCTACGGTCGAAGATGTATATAAATTTATCGACTCCAATCTTGCTGTAGCGGAGCGTTTACTGCCACGCAGTTCTGATGAGTACGGCGTTGGCTTTAATGGCCGTTTAACAGTTGGGGCAGCATATACGCTGGCTGCTCAAACGTTTTTATTCCGGCAAAAATGGGACTCAGTGTTGGATCGCTGTAATAAGGTTATTGCACTGGGTCAATACACGCTTCCCAAGTTTACAGATGTTTGGAAGGATGGAAAAGACGGTGCCGGTAAAAACGGTCCCGAATCTATTTTTGAAATGCAGGCAACCGTGGGTGCCAATGCCGCCAGTGTGTCTGCAAACGACCAGGGTTCAAACTGGGGCGTGTGTCAGAACATCCGGCAGAACGGGGCCTCCGATTACTGGGATTTCGGGTGGGGTTGGAACACGCCTACAGATAAGCTGGTTAGCGACTGGCCTGCAGATGATCCCCGGAAAAAGGCGACTATTTTATATTCAGGTCAATATGACGGCGGGCCGGCAGAGGGCGGTTACGGTTTAACGCTACCGGCCTATACCAATCCCAACGGAACCGGTGGCCTGGCTCAAAAGTACTGGAATAAAAAAGTATACGGCGATCCGGAAATGCGCACGTTTTCCGGTTGGGTAAAAGGAAATGTGGGCAGGTGGATCAATCGCCGGATACTACGGTTTGCCGATGTGATTCTGATGAAAGCCGAAGCAGCCAATGAAAAGGGCGACGGGGCTACGGCAGCTGCGATGCTGGAAATGATCCGGAAGCGGGCCAGCGGAGGACTTGACCAGAGCAGAGCAATCGTACCTTATATACCTTTTACGGGTCAGGCACAGATGCGTACGGCTATAAAAAATGAACGAAGATGGGAATTTGCAATGGAGGGCTACCGTTTCTACGACCTGGTGCGCTGGGGTGATGCAGTTGCCGTTTTGGGGCCACTAGGATATTCCAATAGATGCCGGTATCACCCAATACCGCAGGCCGCTATTGATTTATCCGGCGGCGTGCTGAAGCAAAATCCGGAATGGTAG
- a CDS encoding LamG domain-containing protein, which translates to MKKQIIDSILGISSCLVFAACQKMDRPVLGQYPSDTPVTPATPLRFYVPFDSMNSESATKLSYRFADSISANPSFPASKDLSFVQGIHGTSLKGANGTALKYVNANDMKTATSFSVALWIKQSADAATGRTEFYFSLMDDSYGWSHSALFMMIEHATASAATLKVGVMDQWMEFPDGNQLKKPILDGNWHHLVICYDETTSKMSYYFDGTLVAGAPSSATDVKNNGNPRGKLDFSKTSYLVIGGWNAQVGLAGPTDDWVKSYTGALDQFRMYNKVLSATEVADLYNGKK; encoded by the coding sequence ATGAAAAAGCAAATAATAGACAGCATCCTTGGCATTAGCAGTTGCCTTGTGTTCGCTGCCTGCCAGAAAATGGACCGGCCAGTGCTGGGTCAATATCCTTCAGATACACCCGTTACACCCGCTACTCCGTTGAGATTTTATGTGCCTTTTGATTCTATGAATTCAGAATCGGCAACAAAATTAAGTTATCGATTTGCAGATAGTATTTCCGCAAATCCATCATTTCCCGCGAGTAAGGATCTTTCCTTTGTTCAGGGCATTCATGGTACATCCTTAAAAGGGGCCAACGGAACGGCGTTGAAGTATGTAAACGCCAATGACATGAAAACCGCAACCAGCTTTTCCGTAGCACTTTGGATCAAACAGTCTGCTGATGCTGCAACAGGACGGACTGAATTCTATTTTTCGTTGATGGATGACAGCTATGGTTGGTCGCATAGTGCCCTGTTTATGATGATTGAGCATGCTACAGCGTCTGCCGCAACATTAAAAGTAGGAGTGATGGATCAATGGATGGAATTTCCGGACGGTAACCAATTAAAAAAGCCCATTCTGGACGGCAACTGGCATCACCTCGTAATTTGCTATGATGAAACAACGTCAAAGATGTCGTACTACTTTGACGGAACACTGGTTGCCGGCGCCCCATCCAGTGCAACAGATGTCAAGAATAATGGTAATCCGAGAGGAAAATTGGATTTTTCAAAAACCAGCTACCTCGTGATTGGAGGGTGGAATGCACAGGTTGGTCTTGCCGGCCCTACCGACGATTGGGTGAAATCGTATACGGGAGCGCTGGATCAGTTCCGGAT